In Candidatus Poribacteria bacterium, a single genomic region encodes these proteins:
- a CDS encoding acetyl-CoA carboxylase carboxyltransferase subunit beta, with translation MSQTSKKVSCRNCDAQITEKVFAKNLKVCPHCDHHHYMSAYERLDLIVDADSFEEYDADLYSVDSLEFPEYPEKLERDVARTGLRSEMLSGIANIGGYSTAIAIGDVGFIGGTCGSVIGEKVTRCIERALENQLPLVIVSVSGGMRMQEGTLALMQMAKTAAACAAYAKSGLFYISVVTDPTFGGATASYTSLGDVIVAEAGARIGFAGPLAIASLREELPENFQKAESLLEHGFVDAVVHRSEMRQMLTDLIAFAS, from the coding sequence ATGTCCCAAACTTCAAAAAAAGTGTCATGTAGAAATTGCGATGCACAGATTACGGAAAAAGTATTCGCTAAAAATCTTAAAGTTTGTCCGCACTGCGACCACCATCACTATATGAGTGCTTATGAGCGGCTTGATCTCATTGTAGATGCGGACAGTTTTGAGGAATACGATGCGGACCTTTACTCGGTTGATTCGCTGGAGTTCCCAGAATATCCGGAGAAATTGGAGAGAGATGTCGCCAGAACAGGGCTCAGATCCGAGATGCTTTCCGGCATAGCCAATATTGGTGGTTATTCAACTGCTATTGCGATTGGCGATGTTGGATTTATAGGCGGCACGTGCGGTTCTGTCATCGGTGAAAAGGTTACCCGATGTATTGAGCGCGCCCTTGAGAATCAATTACCGTTGGTGATCGTCTCTGTAAGTGGTGGAATGCGGATGCAGGAGGGGACGCTCGCCTTGATGCAGATGGCGAAAACCGCTGCCGCTTGTGCTGCGTATGCGAAATCGGGGCTTTTTTATATCTCCGTTGTCACCGATCCGACGTTTGGGGGGGCGACTGCCAGTTATACTTCACTCGGTGATGTGATTGTCGCTGAAGCGGGTGCGCGAATCGGCTTCGCAGGTCCGTTAGCCATTGCCAGCCTTCGTGAAGAATTGCCCGAAAACTTTCAGAAAGCGGAGTCGTTACTGGAACATGGGTTTGTTGATGCTGTTGTCCACCGCTCAGAGATGCGGCAAATGCTTACAGATCTGATTGCCTTCGCTTCCTAA
- a CDS encoding molybdopterin molybdotransferase MoeA, which yields MLSVKEARQQMLNTIPVLPTEKREILSCANYVLAETLHAEENIPPFDNSAMDGYAVHAADVQNASEAKPAVLSVVETIAAGYAPTQQVAAGQASRIMTGAMMPEGADAVVMQEVTQRDGDTVKIFESIDKTGNVRFTGESVAEGQQVMGKGKYLRPPEISMLASLNRPEVTVYRKPTVAIVSTGDELLLLGDRLEPGKIRESNRYGLYAQVEEAGGIPIDMGIAPDDEAEIERIFRDALAKADALITSGGVSVGEHDFVKSVLERLGEVNFWRVAMKPGKPQAYGISDGKPIFGLPGNPVSSLVVFELFVRPALLKMAGRTELLRPTFKATLAESITNRDGRVNYMRAILKESDGQYTAETTGPQGSGILHSLVLANGLITIPSGVTLQAGETVDAQFLF from the coding sequence ATGCTAAGTGTTAAAGAAGCCCGCCAACAAATGCTAAATACCATTCCGGTTTTACCCACAGAAAAACGGGAAATTCTAAGTTGTGCGAACTACGTTCTCGCTGAGACACTGCATGCCGAAGAAAACATTCCGCCGTTCGACAATTCAGCGATGGATGGGTATGCGGTTCACGCAGCAGATGTTCAAAACGCTTCCGAAGCGAAACCTGCTGTTCTTTCGGTTGTAGAAACCATAGCCGCCGGATATGCCCCAACACAACAGGTCGCAGCCGGGCAAGCGTCGCGCATCATGACAGGTGCCATGATGCCGGAAGGTGCCGACGCGGTTGTGATGCAAGAGGTGACCCAGCGGGACGGGGATACAGTCAAAATTTTTGAGAGTATTGACAAAACTGGAAACGTCCGTTTCACGGGTGAAAGTGTCGCGGAGGGACAGCAGGTCATGGGAAAAGGGAAATACCTACGTCCACCGGAAATTTCAATGCTCGCCTCTCTTAATCGCCCAGAGGTTACAGTCTATCGCAAGCCCACCGTTGCGATTGTTTCGACGGGTGACGAACTCCTGCTACTCGGTGACCGGCTTGAACCAGGAAAAATTCGAGAAAGCAACCGTTACGGTCTCTATGCACAGGTCGAGGAAGCGGGCGGCATACCGATTGATATGGGTATCGCGCCTGACGATGAAGCAGAAATAGAGCGAATTTTTCGGGACGCGCTTGCAAAGGCTGATGCCCTCATTACAAGTGGTGGCGTTTCGGTAGGGGAGCACGACTTTGTGAAAAGTGTATTGGAGAGATTAGGCGAAGTTAACTTCTGGCGCGTCGCCATGAAACCCGGAAAACCGCAGGCTTACGGTATCTCGGACGGAAAACCTATTTTTGGATTGCCCGGCAATCCGGTCTCTTCGCTCGTTGTGTTTGAACTTTTTGTCCGACCCGCGCTCCTCAAAATGGCAGGACGTACAGAATTATTGCGTCCAACCTTCAAAGCTACTTTGGCAGAATCCATTACCAATAGAGATGGACGCGTTAATTATATGCGCGCAATTCTCAAAGAGTCTGATGGTCAATATACTGCTGAAACAACGGGTCCCCAGGGTTCTGGTATTTTGCACTCGCTTGTATTGGCGAACGGCTTAATCACGATTCCATCCGGTGTAACGTTACAGGCTGGAGAAACGGTCGATGCCCAGTTCCTATTTTAG
- a CDS encoding MATE family efflux transporter: MKKTRGDLTRGSLLRHLLQLAGPITLSYILQEAFNIVDMIFVGRLGAGAIAAVGVSGNLIRLIGVFSLGVSTGAGIMVAQNLGARNLAQAEHIAMQSILLAVFFSIGVTLVGYPLAEQGLLAVRMVDPEVLRLGTTYMHIILAGISTMFVSMTLGSIFRAGGDTVTPMMVLIFSTLINIGLDPLLIFGLWGFPKLGVAGSAYATLIGRGAGVIILLYLCWSGRAPVSLRRVRYQVDPVEMLDILRLGVYSSMQGFWRHISRLGFLWVIGPYGKTVVAAYTICMRLRILVMNPGFGIANAVVPLVGQNLGANQIERAEESTRVANLVGAAIMAGIGAVFFVFPQIFIRIFTTETDVTEIGIVYLQFLAPTFGFIAFSLILGRALNGAGDTFSPMVITLAAQVGVGLGLVILLSHFIGLNGVWLGIALSNVVQGIAMWFWYRTGKWKAIKLVNKKKPKTA; encoded by the coding sequence ATGAAAAAAACACGGGGCGATTTAACCCGAGGGAGCCTTCTGAGACACCTTCTGCAGCTTGCGGGTCCCATAACACTCAGCTACATTCTCCAAGAAGCATTCAATATCGTTGATATGATTTTCGTTGGCAGATTGGGGGCTGGCGCGATAGCAGCTGTTGGTGTGAGCGGAAATCTAATTCGGTTAATCGGGGTTTTCTCGCTCGGTGTCTCAACGGGTGCTGGGATTATGGTGGCACAGAACCTCGGAGCGAGGAACCTCGCGCAAGCCGAACACATCGCCATGCAGTCAATCCTGTTAGCCGTTTTTTTTTCAATCGGTGTCACGCTCGTTGGTTATCCCTTGGCGGAACAGGGCTTGCTCGCTGTCCGAATGGTGGACCCAGAGGTGCTAAGGCTCGGCACCACTTACATGCACATCATTCTCGCTGGTATTAGCACAATGTTCGTGTCGATGACACTCGGCTCTATCTTCCGTGCAGGTGGCGACACGGTTACACCAATGATGGTCCTGATCTTCTCAACGTTGATTAACATCGGACTTGATCCGTTGCTGATTTTTGGGTTGTGGGGGTTTCCGAAACTTGGGGTAGCAGGTTCAGCGTATGCGACGCTTATCGGGCGTGGCGCGGGTGTGATTATCCTACTTTATCTCTGTTGGAGTGGACGTGCACCTGTTTCATTACGGCGCGTTCGGTATCAGGTGGACCCGGTGGAAATGCTTGATATTTTAAGGCTCGGTGTTTATAGTTCGATGCAAGGGTTTTGGCGGCATATTTCGAGACTCGGTTTTTTATGGGTTATCGGACCCTACGGTAAGACGGTCGTCGCAGCATATACAATCTGTATGCGACTCAGGATTCTGGTAATGAATCCCGGCTTCGGGATCGCAAACGCCGTCGTGCCATTGGTCGGACAGAATTTGGGAGCGAATCAGATAGAACGCGCCGAAGAATCGACACGAGTGGCAAACCTTGTAGGTGCCGCAATTATGGCAGGTATCGGCGCAGTCTTTTTCGTCTTTCCACAAATCTTCATTCGGATCTTTACTACGGAGACGGATGTTACCGAAATCGGCATCGTTTATCTACAATTTCTCGCACCAACGTTTGGATTCATTGCTTTTTCGCTCATCTTAGGAAGAGCACTCAACGGTGCTGGAGACACCTTCTCTCCGATGGTGATTACGCTCGCAGCACAGGTAGGCGTTGGTTTGGGACTCGTGATCCTACTTTCACACTTCATCGGGCTTAACGGCGTTTGGTTGGGCATCGCCCTTTCTAATGTCGTCCAGGGGATCGCCATGTGGTTCTGGTATCGTACTGGAAAATGGAAAGCAATAAAACTTGTTAACAAAAAGAAGCCGAAAACGGCGTAG
- a CDS encoding rhodanese-like domain-containing protein, with protein sequence METYKGYENPQLVISAEELKGTLDDQTYCLVDTRPTYEYIQGHIPGALHLDLFGLSLIDTRKETFDTFMWMIAYLFQQRGLDPSKPIVWYEDISGTRASRGFWFCEYLGHPETRLLDGGFKAWLAADGPVSTVGVEPPEVPPFPINPKHDIHMDADVIRVLLNRTDFVPLDTRTDDEHYGRVARAERPGAIPGSIHIEWLNNLDEAGAFKPADELRQMYENVGITPEKQVMCY encoded by the coding sequence ATGGAAACCTATAAAGGTTATGAAAATCCACAACTGGTTATCTCTGCTGAGGAATTGAAAGGCACACTTGACGATCAGACGTACTGCCTTGTCGATACCCGACCAACCTATGAATATATCCAAGGACACATCCCTGGTGCACTTCATTTAGATTTGTTTGGGTTGAGTCTTATTGATACTCGAAAAGAGACTTTCGATACCTTTATGTGGATGATAGCATACCTATTTCAGCAACGCGGACTCGATCCGAGCAAGCCGATTGTATGGTATGAAGACATCTCAGGAACGCGCGCCTCGCGAGGGTTTTGGTTCTGCGAGTACTTAGGACACCCTGAAACCCGTCTATTGGATGGCGGCTTCAAGGCGTGGTTAGCAGCAGATGGACCTGTGAGTACGGTCGGTGTTGAGCCACCAGAGGTGCCACCCTTCCCAATAAATCCAAAACACGATATACACATGGATGCTGATGTGATCCGCGTCCTCTTAAACCGAACTGATTTTGTTCCTCTCGATACGCGCACAGATGATGAACACTACGGCAGGGTCGCTCGCGCCGAACGCCCAGGTGCGATTCCGGGTTCGATCCATATTGAGTGGCTCAATAATCTCGATGAAGCAGGGGCTTTTAAACCGGCTGACGAACTCCGGCAGATGTACGAAAATGTCGGTATCACACCGGAAAAACAGGTCATGTGCTACTGA
- a CDS encoding amidohydrolase family protein codes for MEDLPPRFHPSNLPIPQETKGFCVSPNSIEEFSMVVDTHVHVWEIDPPKYPVGPTAPSWNSYPDEPGTADELLAEMNEHGVDWTVLVQTSWSTWDNGYIADSVARFPDRFIGHGLIDPQDPDNADHVRYWIKDRGLAGFRFHPMYYPDEKILLTQQNAPMWEEIAALDAVIQFHLRAEFADQVAVIAQQYPHLTLILDHMGYPQVGSEEAAFQPIVDLARYDNVHFKLSDVAGRSHQDFPYTDVHPFIEKLLSVFGAARTVWGTGYPGHHRQKHNWPSLEQELRLIREGLPFLTEADKEQILGGTAAHIWNLAV; via the coding sequence ATGGAAGACCTGCCTCCACGCTTCCACCCTTCCAATCTGCCGATCCCGCAAGAAACGAAGGGATTTTGCGTAAGTCCTAATAGCATTGAGGAGTTTTCCATGGTTGTAGACACGCATGTTCATGTTTGGGAAATAGATCCCCCGAAATATCCTGTCGGTCCCACTGCGCCGAGTTGGAATTCCTATCCAGATGAACCCGGTACCGCTGATGAACTCTTGGCAGAGATGAACGAGCACGGTGTTGACTGGACAGTGCTGGTTCAAACGAGTTGGTCTACTTGGGATAATGGTTATATTGCGGATTCGGTAGCGCGTTTTCCAGACCGGTTCATTGGGCACGGCTTAATCGATCCCCAGGACCCAGACAACGCTGATCACGTCCGTTATTGGATAAAAGACCGAGGCTTGGCAGGCTTTCGCTTCCATCCGATGTACTATCCCGATGAAAAGATATTGCTCACCCAGCAGAACGCACCGATGTGGGAAGAGATTGCGGCACTAGACGCAGTCATCCAGTTTCATCTGCGTGCTGAGTTTGCCGATCAGGTCGCTGTTATCGCGCAACAGTACCCACATCTGACCCTGATTCTTGACCACATGGGTTACCCGCAGGTGGGTTCCGAGGAAGCAGCGTTTCAACCAATTGTGGACCTCGCTCGATACGATAATGTCCACTTCAAACTGTCAGATGTTGCAGGACGTTCTCACCAAGATTTCCCGTACACGGATGTACATCCGTTCATTGAAAAATTGCTTTCGGTTTTCGGGGCAGCGCGGACGGTCTGGGGCACAGGCTACCCCGGACACCATCGGCAAAAGCACAACTGGCCATCTTTAGAACAGGAACTTCGTCTCATTCGGGAAGGCTTACCGTTCCTGACAGAAGCCGACAAGGAACAGATTCTGGGAGGCACAGCCGCGCACATCTGGAATTTGGCGGTGTAG
- a CDS encoding alpha/beta hydrolase yields MTTIAMNWGEMAYLDSGDSGCPLLFLHGTGCDASDWMPVIERLPSAQRCIAPDFRGHGQSAVPTQPFTLADLAGDVLCLADFLGIQELVIVGHSLGGMVAMEVAQHSSCVVGLILLEGWTSLSSAGSAFDPGRFYGSLSETVVAQIQRKSERTRNRFQSEVWHDFWESVKKFDAYTYLQRASIPIYEVFGGMGRNDLTEDKLRIPSNPHIRWVWIPNAGHYLPHECPTEIAKVISTLCVP; encoded by the coding sequence ATGACAACAATCGCAATGAATTGGGGTGAGATGGCTTATCTTGATTCAGGTGATTCGGGATGTCCGCTGCTGTTCTTGCATGGGACTGGCTGTGATGCCTCCGATTGGATGCCAGTGATTGAAAGATTGCCGAGTGCGCAGCGTTGTATTGCTCCCGATTTTCGCGGACATGGACAGAGTGCTGTGCCTACCCAACCATTTACATTGGCGGATCTTGCTGGTGATGTATTGTGCCTTGCAGACTTTTTGGGAATTCAGGAATTGGTGATTGTTGGGCACAGTCTTGGCGGCATGGTGGCGATGGAGGTCGCGCAGCATTCCTCCTGTGTTGTTGGGCTTATTTTGCTGGAGGGATGGACAAGTCTTTCATCTGCGGGCAGTGCTTTCGACCCCGGACGGTTTTACGGTTCACTGTCCGAAACCGTGGTTGCACAGATTCAGCGGAAGTCTGAGAGGACTCGAAATCGTTTTCAATCCGAAGTCTGGCACGATTTCTGGGAGTCTGTCAAGAAATTTGATGCCTATACCTACTTGCAGCGCGCCTCTATTCCTATCTACGAGGTCTTTGGCGGTATGGGACGGAATGATTTAACTGAAGATAAGTTACGCATTCCGTCCAATCCGCATATTCGATGGGTATGGATACCCAACGCCGGACATTACCTACCGCATGAATGTCCGACTGAAATCGCCAAGGTAATAAGCACACTCTGTGTGCCTTAA
- a CDS encoding LamG domain-containing protein, with protein MKLAICLSIALLLMVTPFAMSIGPGEFLDGLVLYHPYDEGKGAKAEDFSENEHEGVIDNPKWVNGKFGKALEFGGPGSDVFVTVESTPKLNVDEFSFMAWINSEEWNGVRQIVGKSVHGGCGGRVQYGVFSEGGVFKIRLETESGRADIATDLPETGEFVHIAFTNDTKKTKIYYDGKEVQEGDTPGKLKANDDPWRVGQDCDRLQYVFAGIIDEVRLWNRALSEEEINTFMDQGVEALAVEATGKLSTTWSRLKAGL; from the coding sequence ATGAAATTGGCTATTTGTTTATCTATCGCCTTGCTTTTGATGGTGACACCCTTCGCTATGTCTATTGGTCCAGGAGAATTTCTGGACGGTTTAGTGCTATACCATCCCTATGATGAAGGGAAAGGGGCCAAAGCCGAAGATTTTAGCGAAAATGAACACGAGGGTGTAATTGACAACCCGAAGTGGGTTAACGGAAAATTCGGAAAGGCATTGGAATTTGGTGGTCCAGGCAGCGACGTTTTTGTCACAGTTGAGAGCACTCCAAAACTGAACGTGGATGAATTCTCGTTTATGGCGTGGATCAACTCCGAGGAATGGAATGGTGTCCGTCAAATCGTCGGCAAATCCGTTCATGGTGGATGCGGCGGTAGGGTCCAATACGGCGTGTTCAGTGAAGGAGGGGTCTTCAAAATCCGTCTCGAAACCGAATCGGGGCGCGCCGATATTGCAACCGATCTACCTGAGACTGGGGAATTTGTGCATATCGCTTTCACCAACGATACCAAGAAAACCAAAATCTACTATGATGGCAAAGAGGTACAGGAGGGAGATACGCCCGGGAAACTCAAAGCCAACGATGATCCCTGGCGGGTTGGACAGGATTGCGACCGTCTCCAGTATGTTTTTGCAGGGATTATTGACGAAGTTCGTCTCTGGAATCGCGCATTGAGCGAGGAGGAAATCAATACGTTTATGGATCAGGGCGTAGAGGCACTCGCGGTTGAAGCAACTGGGAAACTCTCCACAACCTGGAGCCGTCTTAAAGCAGGACTTTAA
- a CDS encoding LamG domain-containing protein, with protein sequence MKNAVLTYKFSPYGVVCFLVALSMILAPFVSANFEEGLVLNHHYDEGQGTLAADASGHGHDGEISNPEWVDGKFGKALRFGGEGSDVFVTVESTAALNVNECTFMAWINADHWNGVRQIVGKSVHGGCAGRTQYGLFSEGGVFKVRFETENGRADISTDLPPTGEWVHVAFTNDGAMAKIYINGSSVVEGAVPGPLRANDDPWRIGQDCERLNYVFAGAIDEVRLWNRALTTADIGELMPSAVAVDARGKLATTWGSIKTAH encoded by the coding sequence ATGAAGAATGCAGTATTGACTTACAAGTTCTCCCCTTACGGGGTCGTGTGTTTCTTGGTAGCGTTGTCTATGATCCTCGCGCCGTTTGTTTCGGCTAACTTTGAAGAGGGACTTGTCCTGAATCACCATTACGATGAGGGGCAAGGCACACTTGCTGCAGATGCCAGCGGACATGGGCACGATGGCGAAATTTCCAATCCAGAGTGGGTCGATGGTAAATTCGGGAAGGCACTCAGATTTGGTGGTGAAGGCAGCGACGTTTTCGTTACCGTTGAGAGTACGGCTGCCTTGAATGTAAACGAGTGTACGTTTATGGCGTGGATTAACGCCGATCATTGGAATGGGGTACGCCAAATTGTTGGCAAATCCGTCCACGGTGGTTGCGCCGGTAGAACGCAATACGGCCTGTTTAGTGAAGGTGGTGTTTTCAAAGTCCGCTTTGAAACTGAAAACGGCAGAGCCGACATTTCAACGGATCTTCCACCAACCGGTGAATGGGTTCACGTCGCTTTTACCAACGATGGTGCAATGGCGAAAATCTATATTAATGGCAGCTCAGTTGTTGAAGGCGCGGTCCCGGGTCCACTGAGAGCGAACGACGATCCCTGGCGGATCGGACAGGACTGTGAACGTCTCAACTACGTCTTCGCAGGTGCTATAGACGAAGTTCGTCTCTGGAACCGTGCGTTGACGACTGCTGATATTGGTGAGTTAATGCCTTCAGCCGTTGCTGTTGACGCTCGCGGAAAATTGGCGACCACTTGGGGCAGTATCAAAACTGCTCATTAA
- a CDS encoding ATP-binding protein: protein MFWEEVKKHYQAGSAHQFLLHFNVQDLLHDDVYGYLPTSEYLSEQLNVLGCDLVLGYNTSEGIHFPNIGRWRATQRMLDVIPKYEKTGTFHFQSIATWIETFRRLREVEDPHLADQEVDPQVARRRINATLAFDKPHEDPFVSLDPAPSDELQEKLNHLLHQDRARVGLIINFLEQLAPNDPSLSSASNDDLQRFFNQMQNWASDLEVRKRKHIILLLTHNTFDIHSNLTTNPEIPLIEIPFPDYDQRHHFIQYLHTISDVSSQMRRSLGDARDRETLARETIGLNLFGIHDVVQQAESTEQKAGGEPIVHYRRESLKAFSHGVLELGETHTNPSGDGWYVTRIIRDIADGMRHRDLRRVPRGMLLLGPPGTSKDYAARVLAGEANMTLVQLRYASQVGEVTININENGNTYDRNLNAAINFIRGISPTVVFMDGIEQVSPRTTMNPDDYEQAFPQALMNAMNDASLHGRVIWVGASQRPDLIPPIFRRYGVFDTKLIMLPPIGAGRAEILRIFCQGQTSGNINFQALVGGSETDGLTWRDLFLIVQRASNLAKRDRRDTFTEAELRQTLNDFIPDYSREMQIFMGLLALREANSRIMVPDGLLPEYQEFVDDNRIDKTGINRRLMELSSQLGLNT from the coding sequence ATGTTTTGGGAAGAAGTAAAAAAACACTATCAAGCCGGGTCTGCACATCAATTTCTACTCCATTTTAATGTGCAAGACTTGTTACACGACGATGTCTACGGATACTTGCCTACCTCTGAATATCTCTCGGAGCAACTCAATGTGTTGGGGTGCGACCTTGTCCTCGGCTATAATACGTCGGAAGGTATTCATTTCCCCAATATTGGGCGATGGCGTGCCACCCAAAGAATGTTAGATGTAATTCCAAAGTATGAAAAAACCGGCACTTTCCATTTCCAGAGTATAGCGACATGGATTGAGACATTTCGGCGTTTACGGGAAGTGGAAGACCCACATCTTGCTGATCAGGAAGTAGATCCACAAGTGGCACGCCGAAGAATCAATGCCACTTTAGCATTTGACAAACCCCATGAAGACCCATTCGTCAGTCTTGATCCTGCGCCTTCGGATGAGTTGCAAGAGAAACTTAATCATCTATTGCATCAAGACAGAGCGAGGGTTGGATTAATTATCAACTTTCTGGAGCAGCTCGCGCCGAACGATCCTTCCTTGAGCAGTGCCTCTAACGATGACCTGCAACGCTTTTTCAATCAGATGCAGAATTGGGCATCCGACCTGGAGGTACGAAAACGGAAACACATCATCTTGCTCCTGACCCATAATACGTTTGACATACATTCAAATCTTACCACGAATCCTGAAATTCCTCTCATAGAAATTCCGTTCCCCGACTATGACCAGCGCCACCATTTTATTCAGTACCTCCACACCATTTCGGATGTTTCGTCACAAATGCGGAGGAGTCTCGGAGATGCACGGGACAGGGAAACTTTGGCACGTGAGACAATAGGATTGAACCTCTTCGGTATCCACGATGTTGTTCAACAGGCGGAATCTACAGAGCAGAAAGCAGGTGGTGAACCGATTGTGCATTACCGTCGTGAGAGTCTCAAGGCTTTCAGCCATGGGGTCCTTGAACTCGGCGAAACCCATACAAACCCCTCTGGTGATGGTTGGTATGTAACGCGGATAATTCGGGATATAGCGGACGGTATGAGACACCGAGATCTGCGGCGTGTGCCACGAGGTATGCTTCTTCTTGGACCCCCTGGGACCAGTAAGGATTACGCCGCAAGGGTGCTCGCTGGTGAGGCAAACATGACGCTCGTCCAACTCCGCTACGCGAGTCAGGTGGGTGAGGTGACGATAAACATCAACGAAAATGGGAACACTTACGATCGGAATCTTAATGCCGCCATTAATTTTATCCGAGGTATTTCACCGACGGTTGTCTTTATGGATGGGATTGAGCAGGTATCGCCACGTACGACAATGAATCCCGACGACTATGAACAAGCGTTTCCTCAAGCCCTCATGAATGCTATGAATGATGCGTCCTTACACGGCAGAGTGATATGGGTCGGGGCATCGCAACGCCCAGACTTAATACCGCCAATCTTTCGACGGTATGGCGTTTTTGACACCAAATTAATCATGCTACCTCCTATCGGTGCAGGCAGAGCGGAAATTCTACGAATATTCTGCCAAGGACAAACATCAGGCAACATCAATTTTCAGGCACTCGTCGGTGGCTCAGAAACAGATGGGTTGACTTGGCGGGACCTGTTCTTAATTGTCCAACGTGCAAGTAACCTCGCAAAACGCGACAGACGCGATACCTTCACTGAAGCCGAACTCCGTCAAACACTCAACGACTTCATCCCTGACTATTCACGGGAGATGCAAATCTTCATGGGGTTATTAGCATTGCGAGAAGCGAATTCACGTATCATGGTTCCAGACGGCTTGTTACCAGAGTACCAAGAATTTGTCGATGACAATCGGATTGATAAAACAGGGATTAATAGGCGTTTGATGGAACTGAGCAGCCAACTTGGCTTGAATACTTGA